From a single Sandaracinaceae bacterium genomic region:
- a CDS encoding ABC transporter permease has product MITDLFLALRFLREGRSQTLLIVGGVALGSAVVVFLTGLLSGLQASLIERTLGSQPHVVVHAPREAPLDVRDARDGEVLLRQRVQPDQRLRSVASWQALTARLDEWPGVAAASPIATGPALAVRGSANRAVVVIAGFPDRIDRVIPLASRITEGRYSLGGGEALIGEELADDLGIEVGDTLRVRPASGFGQRFRVSGVFDLGNRDVNRRWVILPLRSGQTLLSIVGGVSDIHVRVDDVFDADRVADRIAADSGLVADSWMRTNGQLLVGLEGQSNSGFLITLFVVIAVAMGISSVLVVSVVQKSGEIGILRAGGASRVLVMRVFLWQGAFLALFGSLVGCGAGYGLGKLFEGLGANPDGTPQFPVEMPPSLFAATVAGAVAVGLVAAAWPARRAARLDPVVAIRNA; this is encoded by the coding sequence GTGATCACCGATCTCTTCCTCGCCCTGCGCTTCCTGCGCGAGGGCCGCTCGCAGACCCTGCTCATCGTCGGCGGCGTGGCGCTCGGCTCGGCGGTGGTCGTCTTCCTCACCGGCCTGCTGAGCGGGCTGCAGGCCTCGCTCATCGAGCGCACCCTCGGCAGCCAGCCGCACGTGGTCGTGCACGCCCCGCGGGAGGCGCCCCTCGACGTGCGCGACGCCCGGGACGGCGAGGTGCTCCTGCGCCAGCGCGTGCAGCCCGATCAGCGGCTGCGGAGCGTCGCCTCGTGGCAGGCCCTGACGGCGCGGCTCGACGAGTGGCCCGGGGTGGCCGCCGCCTCTCCCATCGCGACCGGCCCCGCGCTCGCGGTGCGCGGCTCGGCCAACCGCGCGGTGGTGGTCATCGCCGGCTTCCCCGACCGGATCGATCGCGTGATCCCGCTCGCGAGCCGAATCACCGAGGGCCGCTACTCCCTCGGCGGCGGCGAGGCGCTGATCGGCGAGGAGCTGGCCGACGACCTCGGCATCGAAGTGGGCGACACCTTGCGCGTGCGCCCGGCGAGCGGCTTCGGCCAGCGCTTCCGCGTGTCGGGCGTCTTCGACCTCGGCAACCGAGACGTGAACCGCCGCTGGGTGATCCTCCCGCTCCGGAGCGGCCAGACGCTGCTGTCGATCGTGGGCGGCGTCTCCGACATCCACGTCCGGGTCGACGACGTCTTCGACGCCGACCGCGTGGCCGACCGCATCGCGGCCGACAGCGGGCTCGTCGCCGACAGCTGGATGCGCACCAACGGGCAGCTCCTCGTCGGCCTCGAGGGCCAGAGCAACTCCGGCTTCCTGATCACCCTCTTCGTGGTCATCGCGGTGGCGATGGGCATCAGCAGCGTGCTCGTCGTCTCGGTCGTGCAGAAGTCGGGCGAGATCGGGATCCTGCGCGCGGGCGGCGCGAGCCGGGTGCTGGTGATGCGCGTCTTCCTCTGGCAAGGCGCCTTCCTCGCGCTGTTCGGCTCCCTGGTCGGCTGCGGGGCGGGGTACGGGCTGGGCAAGCTCTTCGAGGGCCTCGGCGCCAACCCGGACGGCACGCCGCAGTTCCCGGTCGAGATGCCCCCGAGCCTCTTCGCAGCGACGGTGGCGGGCGCGGTCGCGGTGGGGCTGGTGGCCGCCGCGTGGCCCGCGCGCCGCGCGGCGCGCCTCGACCCGGTGGTGGCGATCCGCAATGCCTGA
- a CDS encoding efflux RND transporter periplasmic adaptor subunit produces MLREHWGKMLGGVALAAIAAWIVVRQVRGPELAATAVERADAVQTVLVSGRVLPPAEVELAARAEAPVLEVLADEGDAVEAGQVLARLEATAAEAEVARARATLARTQAASGRSRRIAPGVAQQSLSTAQSQLSEAERAFEQAQRLVSTGAWPRDRLDAARDALSRARSAERGAELELSAARGADRRAATAAVGEALANLSLAEERLTQTTISAPVAGVILERRVEQGDTARPGAVLFVMAADGPPILSVDPDERHLSQLAIDQPARVLCDAYADHPFDARVSFIAPSVDPERGTVEVRLLPTETIDFLRPNMTVSVEIEVARADDALVLPASLVQDAATDAPWVWVVEGGRLARRPVTLGLRGDEQLQVTDGLREGERAVFVIDASLEAGSPARAAP; encoded by the coding sequence ATGTTGCGCGAGCACTGGGGCAAGATGTTGGGCGGCGTGGCGCTCGCCGCGATCGCGGCGTGGATCGTCGTGCGGCAGGTGCGCGGGCCGGAGCTCGCCGCGACCGCGGTGGAGCGGGCCGACGCGGTGCAGACCGTGCTCGTGAGCGGGCGCGTGCTGCCGCCGGCCGAGGTGGAGCTGGCCGCCCGCGCCGAGGCGCCGGTGCTCGAGGTGCTCGCCGACGAGGGCGACGCGGTGGAGGCGGGGCAGGTGCTCGCGCGGCTCGAGGCCACCGCGGCCGAGGCGGAGGTCGCGCGGGCGCGGGCCACCCTCGCGCGCACCCAGGCCGCGAGCGGGCGCAGCCGCCGCATCGCGCCGGGCGTGGCCCAGCAGAGCCTCTCGACCGCGCAGAGTCAGCTCAGCGAGGCCGAGCGCGCCTTCGAGCAGGCGCAGCGCCTCGTCTCCACCGGCGCGTGGCCACGGGACCGCCTCGACGCCGCGCGCGACGCGCTCTCCCGCGCCCGCAGCGCCGAGCGGGGCGCGGAGCTCGAGCTGAGCGCGGCCCGGGGCGCGGACCGGCGCGCGGCCACCGCCGCCGTCGGCGAGGCGCTCGCCAACCTCTCGCTCGCGGAGGAGCGCCTGACCCAGACCACGATCTCCGCCCCGGTCGCCGGCGTGATCCTCGAGCGCCGCGTGGAGCAGGGAGACACCGCTCGGCCCGGCGCGGTGCTCTTCGTGATGGCGGCCGACGGCCCACCGATCCTCAGCGTCGACCCCGACGAGCGCCACCTCTCGCAGCTCGCCATCGACCAGCCCGCGCGCGTGCTCTGTGACGCCTACGCCGACCACCCCTTCGACGCGCGGGTGAGCTTCATCGCGCCCTCGGTCGACCCCGAGCGCGGCACGGTGGAGGTGCGCCTGCTCCCGACCGAGACCATCGACTTCCTCCGCCCCAACATGACCGTCTCGGTCGAGATCGAGGTCGCCCGCGCCGACGACGCGCTCGTGTTGCCGGCCTCGCTCGTGCAAGACGCCGCGACCGACGCGCCCTGGGTCTGGGTCGTCGAAGGCGGCCGCCTGGCCCGCCGCCCCGTCACGCTCGGCCTCCGCGGCGACGAGCAGCTGCAGGTGACCGACGGCCTCCGCGAGGGGGAGCGCGCCGTCTTCGTGATCGACGCCTCGCTCGAGGCGGGCAGCCCCGCGCGGGCCGCGCCGTGA
- a CDS encoding right-handed parallel beta-helix repeat-containing protein, which translates to MVRSLSYTAFFALFLAACSGPSPAPDAGSPPLDASARLDAASRSDAGTPPVDAGREPDDAGVRDAGAEPDAGTDAGTDAGIDGGVEAGPFQLFVATDGDDTSPGTRARPLRTLERAHAMLMASRPGSDVEIRIAPGVYVGQHVVWRYFDAAHTTRFLPRDWTGSGTPERPVFDGDGARMLFYLNRTSARSGARTNLEFHWLHLRDYVVAGLTFASNRDDPAGFSSHNRVEDCVFEDIGNVGGEPDAGLGGVVLSNTRDSAVLRSTFRRLVNTPADAGLIHGVYLSHHATGNVVSHNTFRTISGDPIRVRDASHFNTFHHNTFRDAGEAAIFGDWYCHDRPECVRRECPSFGNALRYSDLGCTGHGGAVVPLFYFHHGRACVPSGCPDLFMSGESRLVTSGNSLPDRDGDGTADCSLGPTQPRGSCP; encoded by the coding sequence ATGGTCCGCTCCCTGTCGTACACGGCCTTCTTCGCGCTGTTCCTCGCTGCCTGCTCGGGGCCGAGTCCCGCCCCCGACGCGGGGAGCCCTCCACTCGACGCGAGCGCGCGTCTCGACGCGGCGTCCCGGAGCGACGCGGGCACGCCTCCGGTCGACGCGGGCCGCGAACCCGACGACGCCGGCGTGCGCGACGCGGGCGCGGAGCCGGACGCGGGGACCGACGCGGGGACCGACGCGGGGATCGACGGGGGCGTGGAGGCGGGCCCGTTCCAGCTCTTCGTGGCCACCGACGGCGACGACACGAGCCCGGGCACCCGCGCGAGGCCGCTCCGGACCCTCGAGCGCGCGCACGCGATGTTGATGGCGTCGCGCCCGGGAAGCGACGTGGAGATTCGCATCGCGCCGGGCGTCTACGTCGGCCAGCACGTCGTCTGGCGCTACTTCGACGCGGCCCACACCACGCGCTTCCTCCCCCGCGACTGGACCGGATCCGGCACGCCCGAGCGCCCCGTGTTCGATGGCGACGGCGCCCGGATGCTCTTCTACCTGAATCGCACGTCGGCCAGGAGCGGCGCGCGCACCAACCTCGAGTTCCACTGGCTGCACCTGCGCGACTACGTCGTCGCCGGCCTCACCTTCGCGAGCAACCGCGATGACCCCGCCGGCTTCTCGAGTCACAACCGGGTCGAGGACTGTGTGTTCGAGGACATCGGGAACGTCGGCGGCGAGCCCGACGCGGGCCTCGGCGGCGTGGTCCTCAGCAACACGCGCGACAGCGCCGTCCTGCGCAGCACCTTCCGACGCCTGGTCAACACGCCGGCGGACGCGGGGCTGATCCACGGCGTCTATCTCTCGCACCACGCGACCGGGAACGTGGTCAGCCACAACACCTTCCGAACCATCTCCGGCGACCCCATCCGCGTGCGCGACGCGAGCCACTTCAACACCTTCCACCACAACACCTTCCGCGACGCGGGCGAGGCGGCGATCTTCGGAGACTGGTACTGCCATGACCGCCCCGAGTGCGTGCGCAGGGAGTGCCCGTCGTTCGGCAACGCGCTCCGCTACAGCGACCTGGGCTGCACGGGCCACGGCGGCGCGGTCGTCCCGCTCTTCTATTTCCACCACGGCCGGGCCTGCGTCCCGAGCGGCTGCCCCGACCTCTTCATGTCGGGCGAGTCGCGTCTCGTGACGTCGGGCAACTCGCTCCCGGACCGAGACGGCGACGGGACCGCCGACTGCTCGCTCGGCCCGACGCAGCCTCGCGGCTCCTGCCCCTGA